The nucleotide sequence CGAAGCCCGCCGAGACGGCCGCGTCGGCGGCGAGGTCGAGGTCCGCGTCCGGGAGCACGACCATGTGGTTCTTCGCGCCGCCGAGCGCCTGCACGCGTTTCCCGTGCCTGGTCCCGGTTTCGTAGACGTACTTCGCGATCGGCGTCGAGCCGACGAACGAGATCGCCTTGACGTCGCGGTGCTCCAGCAGCCCGTCGACGGCCACCTTGTCGCCGTGCAGGACGTTGAGGACGCCGTCGGGCAGGCCTGCCTCGGCGAACAGTTCCGCGATGAACACGGCCGCGGACGGATCCTTCTCGCTCGGCTTGAGCACGACGGTGTTGCCGCAGGCGAGCGCGTTCGGGACGAACCACAGCGGGACCATCGCCGGGAAGTTGAACGGCGAGATCACGCCGACCACGCCCAGCGGCTGCGAGATCGAGTAGACGTCGACACCGGTGGAGGCGTTCTCGCTGAACCCGCCCTTGAGCAGCTGCGCGGCGCCGCAGGCGTACTCGACGTTCTCGATCGCGCGCGCGATCTCTCCCGCCGCGTCGGATTCGACCTTGCCGTGTTCGCTCGTGACGATCTTCGCCAGCTCGTGACGCCGCGCCGAAAGCAGCTCACGGAAGGCGAACAGCACCCGCGTCCGCCCGGCCAGCGACGTCCCGCGCCAGCCCGGCAGCGCCCGGGACGCGGCCGCGACGGCGGCGTCGACGTCGTCCTGCGCGGCGAAGGCGACCTTCGCCCGCACCCGGCCGGTGGCCGGATCGAACACGTCCCCGGATCGGTCGCTCACGCCTTCGCACGGTTTGCCGTCTATCCAATGGGTGATGCGGTCGGTCACGGGTTCCGCCCTCCTGATCGCCGGTGCTGCTCCCGGTCGAGTCTGGGCGCGTGCGCCACACCGACGCCATCGGCAACGTGTACGGACTCCCGGCCCCGGCCGTACAGTCTGTCTCCAGCGTTGCCGAACCGGGTGGGAGGCCGATGTACCCGACCGTCGCCGAAGTGCTCGCGCTGCCGGTGCTGCGTCAGGGCAGGCCCCATGTGGTGGCGGGGGCGGCGGGGCTGGACGCGCCGGTCCGCTGGGCGCACGTCGCCGAAGTCGCGGACATCGCCCCGTTGCTGCGGGGCGGGGAACTCGTGCTCACCACCGGGGTCGCGCTGCCCGACGACGGCGCCGCGCTCGCCAGGTACGTCGCCGATCTGGCCGGTGTCGGAGTCGCGGGGATCGTCGTCGAACTGGTCCGGCATTGGAGCGAGAAGCTGCCGCCCGCGCTGGTCGACGCCGCCGACCGGCACGGTGTCCCGCTGATCACCCTTTCCCGCGAGACGCGCTTCGTGTCGGTCACGGAGGCGGTGAACGGGCTGATCGTCGATGCCCAGGTCGACGAACTCCGCGCGGCGGAGCGGGTCCACGAGACCTTCACCGCGCTGACGGTCGCCGGCGCCGAACCCGGCGACATCCTGCGCGAGGTCGCGAGGCTCACCGAACATCCCGTCGTACTGGAGACGCTGTCGCACGAGGTCCTCGCCTACGACACGGCGGGGACCGACCCCGGCGAACTGCTGCCCGGCTGGCCGTCCCGGTCGCGGCCGGTACAGGTCGGCGAGCGGACCGGCTACCACCCGGGCGCGGGCTGGCTGATCACCGTGGTCGGCGCGCGCGGGCACGACTGGGGGCGGCTGGTCGTCGTCTGCGGGGATCCGCCGCCGCACCGGCACGTCGTGGTCGCCGAACGCGCGGCGTCCGCGCTCGCGGTGCACCGGCTGGTCGCCAAGGACACCGACTCCCTCGAACGCCAGGCACACCGCGCGATCCTGACCGAACTGCTGGCGAACCCGGTGCCGCCCGCCGAGCTGACCGCGCGGGCCTCGGCGCTGGGTGTCCCGCTGACGGGACGGCTGCTCGTCGGGGTCTCCGTGCGGCCACGGATCACCGTGACCGCCAAAACCGCGCAGTCGACTCCGGTGCTGCTGCGGGAACTCGCCGAGGCGACCGTGCTCGCCGCCCGGCACGCCAAGGTGTCCGCGCTGGTGGCCACCGACGACACCCAGGTGCGCGCGCTGATCGCGCTGTCGCCCGAGGCCGGGGTCGACGCGGTACTGAAGCGGCTGGCGAACGACGTCCACGAGGCCCGCGCCGGGGCGCCCGCCGTGGTCGCGGTCGGGACCACGGGCGGCGGGCCCGCCGACGCGCGCCGGACGCTCGTCGAAGCCGCGCAGGTCGCCGCCGCGGCGCTC is from Amycolatopsis lurida and encodes:
- a CDS encoding CoA-acylating methylmalonate-semialdehyde dehydrogenase, with protein sequence MTDRITHWIDGKPCEGVSDRSGDVFDPATGRVRAKVAFAAQDDVDAAVAAASRALPGWRGTSLAGRTRVLFAFRELLSARRHELAKIVTSEHGKVESDAAGEIARAIENVEYACGAAQLLKGGFSENASTGVDVYSISQPLGVVGVISPFNFPAMVPLWFVPNALACGNTVVLKPSEKDPSAAVFIAELFAEAGLPDGVLNVLHGDKVAVDGLLEHRDVKAISFVGSTPIAKYVYETGTRHGKRVQALGGAKNHMVVLPDADLDLAADAAVSAGFGSAGERCMAVSVVVAVDPVGDELVAKIAERIKRLRVGDGMRPTSEMGPLVTAAHHERVESYVGAGVDAGARLVVDGRGVEVDGEDGGFWLGPTLFDHVTPEMSIYTDEIFGPVLAVARADGYDAALELINGNPYGNGTAIFTNDGRAARRFQNEVEVGMVGVNVPIPVPVGYYSFGGWKDSLFGDSHAYGPEGFHFFTRTKVVTSRWPDPSQGGVNLGFPRNS
- a CDS encoding PucR family transcriptional regulator; translated protein: MYPTVAEVLALPVLRQGRPHVVAGAAGLDAPVRWAHVAEVADIAPLLRGGELVLTTGVALPDDGAALARYVADLAGVGVAGIVVELVRHWSEKLPPALVDAADRHGVPLITLSRETRFVSVTEAVNGLIVDAQVDELRAAERVHETFTALTVAGAEPGDILREVARLTEHPVVLETLSHEVLAYDTAGTDPGELLPGWPSRSRPVQVGERTGYHPGAGWLITVVGARGHDWGRLVVVCGDPPPHRHVVVAERAASALAVHRLVAKDTDSLERQAHRAILTELLANPVPPAELTARASALGVPLTGRLLVGVSVRPRITVTAKTAQSTPVLLRELAEATVLAARHAKVSALVATDDTQVRALIALSPEAGVDAVLKRLANDVHEARAGAPAVVAVGTTGGGPADARRTLVEAAQVAAAALTENVDRVVHRLDDVRLRGLLHLLAGDERITAFAARELGPLLNRDAAQGSRLVQALRHYCEHGGNKSAAAAAAHTSRTAYYQQLARIEQVLGVRLEDPESMLSLYVALLAHDIRKADDHTSE